The following proteins come from a genomic window of Methanosarcina sp. MTP4:
- a CDS encoding TIGR00297 family protein — MNGNSLNIEKRNSGPGITVMHAAYLLLILIAPFAGVHVLLLLSLGVFFWLRFSGRATSDNRGEISLAFSMSLMFLVSAVFESFSYHLPLYIVLGAFAISAVGSHNWYSPESGKNSGFGSGGGRVKRKGFSLLWSSVFLGLRILAAFLAGYWVIYWQGFPVSPSLVFFIAVIGAVTGSLFESIPSRIDSNISVPLGAGMTMWIFEEFRYWVPPERMLIALAFSLLLGCLAYRAKIADVSALLSAALLGVLIIVFSGLSWYILLLAFFILGGGFTRYKYAYKESIGIAQAKDGIRSYENVFSNSTAALALAVAHGVFPELSLPILYAYLGTVATATGDTLASEIGTTAKGRPRMITTLKLANPGEDGAVSGLGELAALLGSAVIGLLAYLLGVSDNLLLSVLVTTAGGFFGTNVDSLLGATFQKWGKLSNSGVNFLATFAGAGISGGVYLLVSGF; from the coding sequence ATGAATGGAAACAGCCTCAATATTGAAAAAAGAAATTCAGGTCCGGGGATTACGGTGATGCATGCTGCATATCTCTTACTTATTCTGATTGCCCCTTTTGCAGGGGTGCATGTCCTGCTTCTTCTTTCCCTGGGAGTTTTTTTCTGGCTGAGGTTTTCTGGAAGGGCCACATCTGATAACAGAGGCGAGATCAGCCTTGCTTTTTCAATGTCTCTTATGTTCCTTGTCTCGGCAGTTTTCGAAAGTTTCTCCTATCATCTTCCCCTTTACATCGTCCTTGGAGCTTTTGCAATTTCGGCGGTAGGAAGCCATAACTGGTATTCTCCGGAATCAGGTAAAAACAGCGGTTTCGGTTCCGGGGGGGGTCGGGTGAAACGGAAGGGTTTTTCCCTGCTCTGGAGTTCCGTTTTCCTTGGGCTGAGGATCCTTGCGGCGTTCCTTGCGGGGTACTGGGTAATTTACTGGCAGGGTTTCCCTGTGTCTCCCAGTCTGGTCTTTTTCATAGCAGTAATAGGAGCTGTGACCGGCTCGCTCTTTGAGTCCATCCCCTCGAGGATCGACAGCAACATTTCCGTGCCCCTGGGGGCGGGAATGACAATGTGGATTTTCGAAGAATTCAGGTACTGGGTACCCCCGGAAAGGATGCTCATAGCCCTTGCTTTTTCCCTTCTCCTGGGCTGCCTGGCTTATAGGGCAAAGATTGCCGATGTTTCTGCCCTCCTGAGTGCGGCACTTCTCGGAGTCCTGATCATAGTTTTCAGCGGGCTTTCCTGGTACATCCTTCTTCTGGCGTTTTTCATCCTGGGAGGCGGGTTTACAAGGTACAAGTATGCGTACAAGGAGTCCATCGGGATTGCCCAGGCCAAGGACGGGATCCGGAGTTATGAAAACGTTTTTTCGAACAGTACGGCTGCCCTTGCCCTTGCCGTAGCCCATGGGGTCTTCCCGGAACTCAGCCTGCCCATTCTTTATGCTTACCTTGGAACCGTTGCCACGGCAACCGGGGATACCCTGGCAAGTGAAATCGGGACAACGGCAAAAGGAAGGCCCAGGATGATAACCACCCTCAAACTCGCAAATCCCGGAGAAGACGGGGCAGTTTCGGGACTCGGGGAACTTGCTGCTCTCCTGGGCTCAGCGGTAATAGGGCTGCTGGCATACCTGCTCGGGGTCTCGGATAACCTCCTGCTTTCTGTCCTGGTAACGACGGCAGGGGGCTTTTTCGGAACTAACGTTGACAGCTTGCTCGGGGCTACCTTTCAGAAATGGGGTAAACTTTCAAACAGCGGGGTCAACTTCCTGGCGACCTTTGCCGGGGCAGGGATTTCCGGCGGGGTTTATCTGCTGGTTTCAGGTTTTTAA
- a CDS encoding dihydrolipoyl dehydrogenase → MKNYDLIVIGTGSAMNYIGALIESKPEMKIAVIDKDDPGGICLTRGCIPSKLLLYPAELLRELETAPLFGIDLEIKNIDFLMVMERMRGKIREDIEMIREGLTESPNLDYYPDTAEFTGPYTLQVSGETIYSELIFLCTGSKPAIPPVKGLSEAGYLTSDSVLELNECPKSLAILGGSYIGAEYGHFFSAMGAEVTIIGRNPQFLPEEEPEVSELARIKMSEYLDLLTNHEAVEVVKEENGQKTVIARERSSGTEVEITADEVLVATGRAPNSDILHPEKAGIKTDKKGWISVSRHLETSLPNVWAFGDATGQYLLKHVGNYESGIVYRNAILKEKVEVDYHAVPHAVFSYPEVASVGMKEARAIEDYGRDNVLIGYHRFEDTAKGTAMEAEDYFVKVILEGKSEKILGAHIIGPHASILIHQIIPLMYTETGSAAPIMDGMDIHPSLSEVVSRAFYSRMPPEYYHHVLKHLGLEV, encoded by the coding sequence ATGAAAAATTACGACCTGATTGTGATAGGTACCGGTTCTGCAATGAATTATATCGGCGCGCTAATCGAATCGAAACCCGAAATGAAAATAGCGGTCATCGACAAGGACGACCCTGGGGGGATCTGCCTGACCAGGGGATGCATTCCTTCAAAGCTCCTGCTCTACCCTGCCGAACTTTTAAGGGAACTTGAAACCGCACCGCTCTTCGGAATCGACCTGGAAATCAAAAACATTGACTTCCTCATGGTAATGGAGCGGATGAGGGGTAAAATCAGGGAAGACATCGAGATGATTAGGGAGGGGTTAACGGAGAGCCCGAACCTGGACTACTATCCCGATACCGCAGAGTTTACGGGTCCGTATACCCTGCAGGTGAGCGGGGAAACAATCTATTCCGAGCTGATCTTCCTCTGCACGGGTTCGAAACCGGCAATCCCGCCCGTGAAGGGGCTTTCGGAAGCAGGATACCTCACCAGTGATTCGGTACTTGAACTCAACGAATGCCCGAAGAGCCTTGCAATTCTCGGCGGAAGCTACATCGGTGCCGAATACGGACACTTTTTCTCGGCTATGGGGGCAGAGGTCACGATTATAGGGAGAAACCCGCAGTTTTTGCCGGAAGAAGAGCCCGAAGTTTCGGAACTTGCCAGGATAAAAATGTCGGAATACCTGGACCTCCTCACAAACCATGAAGCCGTTGAAGTGGTCAAAGAAGAAAACGGGCAAAAAACCGTTATTGCAAGAGAAAGGAGTTCAGGCACGGAAGTGGAAATTACCGCTGACGAGGTCCTTGTTGCGACAGGCAGAGCCCCGAACAGCGACATCCTCCATCCGGAAAAGGCAGGAATCAAAACGGACAAAAAAGGCTGGATCTCCGTAAGCCGGCACCTGGAAACTTCCCTGCCGAACGTCTGGGCTTTCGGGGACGCAACCGGGCAGTACCTGCTAAAACACGTGGGGAACTATGAATCCGGGATCGTTTACCGGAACGCTATCCTTAAAGAAAAAGTAGAAGTCGACTACCATGCAGTCCCACACGCAGTATTTTCTTACCCCGAAGTCGCAAGTGTGGGCATGAAAGAAGCCCGGGCGATCGAAGATTACGGGAGAGACAACGTGCTCATCGGCTACCACCGTTTTGAGGACACAGCAAAAGGCACGGCAATGGAAGCCGAAGACTATTTCGTAAAAGTCATCCTGGAAGGAAAAAGTGAAAAAATCCTGGGAGCCCACATAATCGGCCCCCATGCGTCCATCCTGATCCACCAGATAATCCCGCTCATGTACACGGAAACGGGAAGTGCAGCCCCCATAATGGACGGCATGGACATCCACCCTTCACTGAGCGAAGTCGTAAGCAGGGCATTTTATTCCAGAATGCCTCCGGAATATTATCACCATGTCCTGAAACACCTTGGGCTCGAGGTGTAA
- a CDS encoding DJ-1/PfpI family protein, which translates to MTESEYKGKKILLVIAQEQFRDEECFVPKQLFEAAGVEVTVAAEFIETAKGMLGGTIKPDIRISGASMDDYDAIVITGGPGSRAYLWDNKKLQQLVKAAYAKGKVVSAICISPVVLARAGILEGKKSTVFKSSETLHELKKHGALHEDREVIVSGKVITGRDPNSAEAFGKAVLGALKQV; encoded by the coding sequence GTGACAGAATCCGAGTATAAAGGGAAAAAAATCCTGCTTGTGATCGCCCAGGAACAGTTCAGGGATGAGGAATGTTTTGTCCCGAAGCAGCTTTTTGAGGCTGCGGGGGTAGAAGTTACGGTTGCAGCCGAGTTTATCGAAACTGCGAAAGGAATGCTAGGGGGAACGATTAAACCCGACATCAGGATCTCCGGGGCAAGCATGGACGACTATGACGCAATCGTAATTACCGGGGGGCCGGGTTCCAGGGCCTACCTCTGGGACAACAAAAAACTGCAACAGCTGGTTAAGGCTGCGTATGCTAAAGGCAAAGTGGTTTCTGCAATTTGCATCTCGCCTGTGGTCCTGGCAAGGGCTGGCATCCTCGAAGGTAAGAAAAGCACGGTTTTCAAGAGCTCTGAGACCCTGCATGAACTGAAGAAGCACGGTGCCCTTCACGAGGACAGGGAAGTTATCGTTTCGGGGAAGGTAATAACGGGCAGGGACCCGAATAGTGCGGAAGCTTTCGGAAAAGCCGTGCTCGGAGCCCTTAAACAGGTCTGA